One window of Xanthomonas sp. 10-10 genomic DNA carries:
- a CDS encoding DUF6172 family protein, translating to MRKTYQLNLEGKNRDRLLEASKNDIRKYIRRERRKDLPEGADYWDFDMRFGVDEASAAPLPPAELIRAINALTGEGGEQFFVEILRKPGKRTPRADGDSAPGGELDFEQD from the coding sequence ATGCGCAAGACCTACCAGCTCAACCTCGAAGGCAAGAACCGCGACCGTCTGCTGGAAGCCAGCAAGAACGATATCCGCAAGTACATCCGTCGCGAGCGCCGCAAGGACCTGCCCGAGGGCGCGGACTACTGGGACTTCGACATGCGCTTCGGGGTGGACGAGGCCAGTGCCGCGCCGCTGCCGCCGGCCGAGCTGATCCGGGCGATCAATGCGCTGACCGGCGAAGGCGGCGAGCAGTTCTTCGTGGAAATCCTGCGCAAGCCCGGCAAGCGTACCCCGCGTGCCGATGGCGACAGCGCCCCGGGCGGCGAGCTGGATTTCGAGCAGGACTGA
- a CDS encoding DEAD/DEAH box helicase → MSFAHLSLSPQLQPFFDTALARAGHRTPTPIQQQAIPPMLQGRDLMAMAQTGSGKTLAYALPLLQQRCLAPDAAPRVLGALVLVPTRELAAQVEDTLHQLAAHLPRRLKIVAATGGSSINPQLLALRGGADIVVATPGRLLDLVDHNALRLGEVATLVLDEADRLLELGFGAELDRILALLPAQRQSVLFSATFPPAIASLAKRRLRDPLRITVAATPEAAPAIEQRAIAVDAGQRTQLLRHLLQEHGWSHVLVFVASRHTADKVAEKLTKTGINAQPLHGELSQGRRERTLYAFKQRELQVLVATDLAGRGIDIDALPAVVNYDLPRSTVDYTHRIGRTARAGASGLAISFITAESQPQWRLIEKRQGLRVPISVVAGFEPTPAAVTPAPQAQNNGTRVPDDNGGIKGRRPSKKDKLRAAASQAGERD, encoded by the coding sequence ATGTCATTTGCCCATCTCTCGCTGTCGCCACAGCTGCAGCCATTTTTCGACACGGCGCTGGCACGCGCCGGTCACCGCACGCCCACACCGATCCAGCAGCAGGCAATTCCGCCCATGCTGCAGGGGCGCGATCTGATGGCGATGGCGCAGACCGGCTCGGGCAAGACGCTGGCCTATGCGCTGCCGTTGCTGCAGCAACGCTGCCTGGCGCCGGATGCTGCCCCGCGTGTGCTCGGTGCGCTGGTGTTGGTGCCCACGCGCGAACTCGCCGCGCAGGTCGAAGACACCCTGCATCAGCTGGCCGCACATCTGCCGCGGCGGCTCAAGATCGTTGCGGCCACCGGCGGCAGTTCGATCAATCCGCAGTTGCTTGCCCTGCGCGGTGGTGCGGATATCGTGGTCGCCACGCCCGGCCGCTTGCTGGATCTGGTGGATCACAATGCGCTGCGCCTGGGCGAAGTCGCCACGCTGGTGCTGGACGAGGCCGACCGCCTGCTCGAACTGGGCTTCGGCGCCGAGCTCGATCGCATCCTCGCCCTGCTGCCGGCGCAACGGCAGAGCGTGCTGTTCTCGGCCACGTTTCCGCCCGCCATCGCCTCGCTGGCCAAGCGTCGCCTGCGCGACCCTCTACGCATCACTGTTGCCGCCACGCCAGAGGCTGCGCCAGCGATCGAGCAACGCGCGATCGCCGTCGATGCCGGCCAGCGCACGCAGCTGTTGCGCCACCTGCTGCAGGAACACGGCTGGTCGCATGTGCTGGTGTTCGTCGCCAGCCGGCACACCGCCGACAAGGTCGCCGAAAAACTCACCAAGACCGGCATCAACGCGCAACCGCTGCATGGCGAGCTGAGCCAGGGCCGCCGCGAGCGTACGTTGTACGCCTTCAAGCAGCGCGAGCTGCAGGTACTGGTGGCCACCGATCTGGCCGGGCGCGGCATCGATATCGACGCGCTGCCGGCGGTGGTCAATTACGACCTGCCGCGCTCGACGGTGGACTACACCCACCGCATCGGCCGCACCGCACGCGCAGGTGCCAGCGGCCTTGCGATCAGCTTCATCACCGCAGAGAGCCAGCCGCAATGGCGTTTGATCGAAAAACGCCAGGGCCTGCGCGTGCCGATCAGCGTGGTCGCCGGTTTCGAGCCGACCCCGGCGGCAGTGACGCCTGCGCCGCAAGCGCAGAACAACGGCACGCGCGTTCCGGACGACAACGGCGGCATCAAGGGCAGGCGGCCGAGCAAGAAGGACAAATTGCGTGCGGCGGCGTCACAGGCAGGCGAGCGGGACTGA